In Osmia bicornis bicornis chromosome 10, iOsmBic2.1, whole genome shotgun sequence, one genomic interval encodes:
- the LOC114873403 gene encoding gamma-aminobutyric acid receptor alpha-like, giving the protein MIVLIFIVLLSTCKERNYAMDVSSPSPKTSKPMAIRGTMNDIVSKNITMVLENLLMNYENNQLPTHGKGTPTVVKTNILIRSMGPVSELDMDYSMDCYFRQSWRDSRLSFLGPIKSLSLSIKMLERIWRPDTYFYNGKHSYVHTITVPNKLLRISQDGDILYSMRLTIKAKCPMELRNFPMDRQSCPLILGSYAYTSGQLVYEWQEGSSVNFVPGMALSQFDLMGSPYRNLTFVRREGEFSVLQVSFNLQRHTGYFLIQVYVPCVLIVVLSWVSFWIHREATSDRVGLGITTVLTLSTISLDSRTDLPKVRYATALDWFLLMSFGYCIATLLEFAGVHYFTKVGSGEIPIDEDELEHEIETDYQDGFCSIVSCSPQTVHPETIIDIPRRRSSLICDVYGINESVSYGRGSMTVSVTSKPSTMERQTQTEVWIPKWRQFLYCLAGDEAYRRRRQKEAAGNCKKNGEKIARHINSVSYIDKVARIVFPASFGFLNVCYWLVYVTYQEEFKWQDPPLGSISH; this is encoded by the exons ATGATCGT attGATCTTTATCGTATTACTGTCGACTTGTAAAGAGAGAAATTATGCTATGGATGTATCCTCTCCATCACCAAAAACTTCCAAACCTATGGCAATCAGAGGAACCATGAACGATATCGTTTCCAAGAACATCACTATGGTTCTTGAGAACCTTCTGATGAATTATGAGAACAATCAACTGCCTACACATGGAAAGg gtACACCAACGGTGGTGAAAacgaatattttaataagaaGCATGGGTCCTGTGTCAGAACTGGATATG GATTATTCGATGGACTGTTATTTCCGGCAGTCGTGGAGGGATTCTCGTTTAAGTTTCCTAGGTCCGATTAAATCGCTCAGCTTAAGCATCAAAATGTTGGAAAGAATTTGGAGGCCAGACACGTATTTTTATAATGGGAAACATAGCTACGTGCATACCATCACGGTTCctaataaattattaagaatCTCACAGGACGGAGATATTCTTTATTCCATGAG ACTTACTATAAAAGCGAAATGCCCGATGGAACTTAGGAACTTCCCCATGGACAGACAATCTTGTCCTCTTATACTTGGAAGCT ATGCATATACTTCAGGTCAATTAGTGTACGAATGGCAAGAAGGCTCTTCGGTAAATTTTGTCCCTGGAATGGCACTTTCCCAATTCGACTTAATGGGTTCACCTTATAGAAACTTAACTTTTGTCAGACGCGAGGGTGAATTCTCAGTCTTACAAGTTTCCTTTAATTTACAACGACATACTGGTTACTTTCTCATTCAG GTTTACGTGCCCTGCGTTTTAATAGTGGTACTAAGTTGGGTGTCATTTTGGATTCACCGTGAAGCTACCAGTGACAGAGTTGGTTTAG GTATAACAACTGTCTTAACATTGTCAACTATCAGCCTGGATTCTAGAACAGACTTGCCAAAGGTGAGATATGCCACAGCTTTGGATTGGTTTTTGCTAATGAGTTTTGGATACTGCATAGCCACTCTTCTGGAATTTGCCGGTGTGCACTACTTTACAAAG GTTGGTAGTGGAGAAATTCCTATAGACGAAGATGAACTGGAACACGAAATCGAAACCGACTACCAAGACGGATTCTGCAGCATCGTATCGTGCAGTCCTCAAACCGTACATCCAGAAACGATAATAGACATACCCCGAAGAAGAAGTTCTTTGATATGTGACGTTTACGGTATTAAT GAATCGGTATCCTATGGAAGAGGATCGATGACGGTTTCGGTCACTTCGAAACCGTCGACGATGGAAAGACAAACACAAACGGAAGTGTGGATACCAAAATGGCGTCAGTTCCTTTATTGCCTCGCAGGGGATGAGGCATACAG AAGACGCAGACAAAAGGAGGCAGCTGGAAATTGCAAAAAGAACGGGGAAAAGATTGCAAGGCATATAAATAGTGTTTCTTATATCGATAAAGTGGCGAGAATAGTATTTCCAGCCTCCTTTGGATTTCTTAATGTTTGTTATTGGCTTGTTTATGTTACTTACCAAGAAGAATTTAAGTGGCAAGATCCACCGCTTGGATCCATTTCCCATTAA
- the LOC114873404 gene encoding ets DNA-binding protein pokkuri isoform X2: MKLLPSIQLPQLPPVSTGGGVTGMESRLPPGISLPFSPTELLWRYSPAMNFPPSHPSPSPFLDFKTHLPTSLASDPRLWSREDVATFLRWAEREFDLPKFDMDMFQMNGKALCLLTKADLGERCPGAGDVLHNVLSMLARDFNQFQRYLPSSPVTPTRPSAYPLSPHSHPPTPTWTENSYTANLASLMSANSVTLSPAPSVDSQAGSPGHMENNQSQVYKSDSDEDNQQAATGSPPATPTALAAQRLSEVCVKDQLSPTLTQPMMPLTPGAFRTNTSNVAREFFPNDSPEPNTNGRLLWDFLQQLLNDPSQRYTHYIAWKNREMGVFKIVDPPGLARLWGIQKNHLSMNYDKMSRALRYYYRVNILRKVQGERHCYQFLRNPTELKNIKNISLLRQQMRIKLEPEEEGGNGVEPETDMPTDLSMSSMSQPSNEQQQQSQQQPSQQQQPLPLHDPPAKYRSHAYNLVKTNQESEEKK; the protein is encoded by the exons ATGAAATTGTTGCCGTCGATCCAGCTGCCACAATTACCGCCGGTTTCGACCGGGGGTGGAGTGACGGGTATGGAGTCTCGACTGCCACCGGGTATATCTTTGCCTTTCAGCCCTACAGAATTACTTTGGCGATACAGCCCCGCCATGAATTTTCCACCCTCTCACCCATCACCCAGCCCCTTTCTCGACTTCAAGACGCACTTGCCGACAAGCCTAG CTTCGGATCCAAGGTTGTGGTCCCGCGAGGATGTGGCGACGTTTCTGCGATGGGCTGAGAGGGAATTCGACTTGCCGAAATTCGACATGGACATGTTCCAAATGAATGGCAAAGCGCTTTGCCTGTTGACAAAAGCCGATCTGGGAGAAAGATGCCCAGGCGCCGGCGACGTGTTGCACAATGTGCTCTCGATGCTTGCTAGAGACTTTAATCAATTCCAAAGGTATCTTCCGAGTAGCCCGGTGACACCCACAAGACCGTCCGCTTATCCTCTCAGTCCTCACTCTCATCCTCCGACCCCAACTTGGACGGAGAATTCGTACACCGCGAACTTGGCTTCGTTAATGTCTGCGAATTCGGTCACCTTATCGCCAGCGCCGTCGGTCGATAGTCAAGCTGGTTCACCGGGGCACATGGAGAACAATCAAAGTCAGGTTTACAAGAGCGATTCCGACGAGGATAATCAACAAGCGGCAACCGGAAGTCCCCCAGCTACACCGACAGCTCTAGCCGCGCAAAGGTTAAGCGAAGTTTGCGTTAAGGATCAGCTCAGTCCTACGCTAACGCAACCGATGATGCCTTTGACGCCCGGTGCCTTCAGAACCAACACCAGCAACGTTGCCAGAGAATTTTTCCCTAATGATTCACCAGAACCTAACACCA ACGGTAGACTTCTGTGGGACTTCCTTCAGCAATTATTAAACGACCCATCGCAACGATACACGCACTATATCGCGTGGAAGAATAGGGAAATGGGTGTGTTCAAAATCGTCGATCCTCCTGGACTGGCGAGACTCTGGGGCATCCAGAAGAATCACCTTTCAATGAATTACGATAAAATGAGCCGAGCTCTTCGATACTATTATCGCGTGAATATTTTACGAAAGGTCCAAGGAGAACGACACTGTTACCA GTTTCTGCGAAACCCAACCGAGCTGAAGAACATAAAGAACATATCTTTGCTGCGTCAGCAAATGCGGATAAAATTAGAACCGGAAGAAGAAGGCGGAAACGGCGTCGAGCCGGAAACCGATATGCCGACAGACCTTTCGATGTCTAGCATGAGTCAGCCATCTAATGAGCAACAACAGCAATCCCAGCAACAGCCGTCGCAACAGCAACAACCGCTACCTCTTCACGATCCACCCGCAAAATACAGAAGTCACGCGTATAATCTGGTTAAAACTAATCAGGAGTCGGAAGAGAAGAAGTGA
- the LOC114873404 gene encoding ets DNA-binding protein pokkuri isoform X1: MDLLFLFGVRLNHARGQHAFISEKRRDKTRRVMKLLPSIQLPQLPPVSTGGGVTGMESRLPPGISLPFSPTELLWRYSPAMNFPPSHPSPSPFLDFKTHLPTSLASDPRLWSREDVATFLRWAEREFDLPKFDMDMFQMNGKALCLLTKADLGERCPGAGDVLHNVLSMLARDFNQFQRYLPSSPVTPTRPSAYPLSPHSHPPTPTWTENSYTANLASLMSANSVTLSPAPSVDSQAGSPGHMENNQSQVYKSDSDEDNQQAATGSPPATPTALAAQRLSEVCVKDQLSPTLTQPMMPLTPGAFRTNTSNVAREFFPNDSPEPNTNGRLLWDFLQQLLNDPSQRYTHYIAWKNREMGVFKIVDPPGLARLWGIQKNHLSMNYDKMSRALRYYYRVNILRKVQGERHCYQFLRNPTELKNIKNISLLRQQMRIKLEPEEEGGNGVEPETDMPTDLSMSSMSQPSNEQQQQSQQQPSQQQQPLPLHDPPAKYRSHAYNLVKTNQESEEKK, encoded by the exons aaaagagaagagacaAAACAAGGCGTGTTATGAAATTGTTGCCGTCGATCCAGCTGCCACAATTACCGCCGGTTTCGACCGGGGGTGGAGTGACGGGTATGGAGTCTCGACTGCCACCGGGTATATCTTTGCCTTTCAGCCCTACAGAATTACTTTGGCGATACAGCCCCGCCATGAATTTTCCACCCTCTCACCCATCACCCAGCCCCTTTCTCGACTTCAAGACGCACTTGCCGACAAGCCTAG CTTCGGATCCAAGGTTGTGGTCCCGCGAGGATGTGGCGACGTTTCTGCGATGGGCTGAGAGGGAATTCGACTTGCCGAAATTCGACATGGACATGTTCCAAATGAATGGCAAAGCGCTTTGCCTGTTGACAAAAGCCGATCTGGGAGAAAGATGCCCAGGCGCCGGCGACGTGTTGCACAATGTGCTCTCGATGCTTGCTAGAGACTTTAATCAATTCCAAAGGTATCTTCCGAGTAGCCCGGTGACACCCACAAGACCGTCCGCTTATCCTCTCAGTCCTCACTCTCATCCTCCGACCCCAACTTGGACGGAGAATTCGTACACCGCGAACTTGGCTTCGTTAATGTCTGCGAATTCGGTCACCTTATCGCCAGCGCCGTCGGTCGATAGTCAAGCTGGTTCACCGGGGCACATGGAGAACAATCAAAGTCAGGTTTACAAGAGCGATTCCGACGAGGATAATCAACAAGCGGCAACCGGAAGTCCCCCAGCTACACCGACAGCTCTAGCCGCGCAAAGGTTAAGCGAAGTTTGCGTTAAGGATCAGCTCAGTCCTACGCTAACGCAACCGATGATGCCTTTGACGCCCGGTGCCTTCAGAACCAACACCAGCAACGTTGCCAGAGAATTTTTCCCTAATGATTCACCAGAACCTAACACCA ACGGTAGACTTCTGTGGGACTTCCTTCAGCAATTATTAAACGACCCATCGCAACGATACACGCACTATATCGCGTGGAAGAATAGGGAAATGGGTGTGTTCAAAATCGTCGATCCTCCTGGACTGGCGAGACTCTGGGGCATCCAGAAGAATCACCTTTCAATGAATTACGATAAAATGAGCCGAGCTCTTCGATACTATTATCGCGTGAATATTTTACGAAAGGTCCAAGGAGAACGACACTGTTACCA GTTTCTGCGAAACCCAACCGAGCTGAAGAACATAAAGAACATATCTTTGCTGCGTCAGCAAATGCGGATAAAATTAGAACCGGAAGAAGAAGGCGGAAACGGCGTCGAGCCGGAAACCGATATGCCGACAGACCTTTCGATGTCTAGCATGAGTCAGCCATCTAATGAGCAACAACAGCAATCCCAGCAACAGCCGTCGCAACAGCAACAACCGCTACCTCTTCACGATCCACCCGCAAAATACAGAAGTCACGCGTATAATCTGGTTAAAACTAATCAGGAGTCGGAAGAGAAGAAGTGA
- the LOC114873414 gene encoding single-stranded DNA-binding protein, mitochondrial produces the protein MFRKVIPKIMQSISTPKSVQMCTIAENVRLEKTINQVTLLGRVGAEPQKRGNQEHPVIIFSLATHSNYKYTNGDFMQKTEWHKICVFKPNLRETVMNYLKKGQRVLVAGKISYGEFKDEEGNPKPSTAVIADDVIFFQTQ, from the exons ATGTTTCGAAAA GTTATACCTAAAATTATGCAAAGTATTTCGACCCCCAAAAGCGTTCAGATGTGTACCATTGCCGAAAATGTACGATTAGAAAAAA CTATAAACCAAGTCACATTACTGGGAAGAGTAGGAGCTGAACCACAGAAAAGGGGTAACCAAGAGCATCccgtaattatattttcacttGCCACCCATAGTAATTACAAATACACAAATG gGGATTTTATGCAAAAGACAGAATGGCATAAGATATGTGTGTTTAAACCGAATTTGCGCGAGACTGTTATGaactatttaaaaaagggTCAGAGAGTATTAGTTGCTGGAAAGATTAGCTATGGAGAATTTAAAGATGAAGAAGGCAATCCAAAACCCAGTACTGCTGTAATAGCAGATGATGTAATATTTTTCCAGACACAATGA